One Halarcobacter ebronensis genomic window carries:
- a CDS encoding DeoR/GlpR family DNA-binding transcription regulator produces the protein MKPKERQAYILEKIRQEKFASVEELSNIFCVSLQSIRKDVNDLCKEGLLRRVYGGVEIPVQQENISYNSRKIIHYDEKKSIAKLIAKQIPNNSSLFFSIGTTPEIIAKELINHENLKIFTNNINVALVCCENPTFEVVLHGGLVRNKHRDILGNDIENFFSKYSVDFGIYGVGAIEEDGSLLDFTHEEIQAREAINRYSKRVFLAADFSKFERKAHIRGGNISMVDNFFCDKKPPQNIYEILKRNEVELHFPTYEGVN, from the coding sequence ATGAAACCAAAAGAGCGACAAGCGTACATATTAGAAAAAATCAGACAAGAAAAGTTTGCTTCAGTTGAGGAGTTAAGTAACATTTTTTGTGTATCACTACAATCCATTAGAAAAGATGTAAATGATTTATGCAAAGAGGGACTTCTAAGAAGAGTCTATGGAGGAGTTGAAATTCCTGTTCAACAAGAGAATATCTCTTATAATAGTAGAAAAATTATTCATTATGATGAAAAAAAGAGTATAGCAAAACTAATTGCTAAACAGATACCTAACAATAGCTCTTTGTTTTTTTCAATCGGTACAACACCTGAGATAATTGCAAAAGAGTTAATAAACCATGAAAATCTAAAAATCTTTACTAATAATATAAATGTGGCACTTGTTTGTTGCGAAAATCCCACTTTTGAGGTTGTTCTTCATGGGGGATTAGTTAGAAATAAACACAGAGATATTTTGGGAAATGATATAGAGAATTTTTTTAGTAAATATAGTGTTGATTTTGGAATATATGGAGTTGGAGCAATAGAAGAGGATGGTTCTTTGCTTGATTTTACCCATGAAGAGATACAAGCAAGAGAGGCAATAAATAGATATAGCAAAAGGGTATTTTTAGCTGCTGATTTTTCAAAGTTTGAAAGGAAAGCACATATAAGGGGAGGAAATATCTCAATGGTTGACAACTTTTTTTGTGATAAAAAACCTCCACAAAATATCTATGAAATATTAAAAAGAAATGAAGTTGAACTTCATTTCCCTACTTATGAAGGGGTTAATTAA
- a CDS encoding TetR/AcrR family transcriptional regulator, with protein MSAKEEKKNTIIENSLKLFSKNGFYNTTIPDIAKSMKMSVGNMYNYFKSKEELAKYAIKYSTNVLAKELKTINQMDINSKDKVYLFTRKYLESVKKAPEVIEYFLRVYLSNREVFQEGCEGFLCVSEFVTEVMILLDDGASNKEFRQQDFFPAFALIMGALGGFAFLSGEKVLEKDILEYSDAVAENIFRALKYEE; from the coding sequence TTGTCAGCAAAAGAAGAGAAAAAAAATACAATTATTGAAAACTCTTTGAAACTGTTTTCTAAAAATGGTTTTTACAATACAACAATTCCAGATATAGCCAAATCAATGAAAATGAGTGTTGGTAATATGTACAACTACTTCAAATCAAAAGAGGAGTTGGCAAAATATGCAATCAAATACTCAACAAATGTTTTAGCAAAAGAGCTTAAAACAATAAACCAAATGGATATTAATTCAAAAGACAAGGTTTATCTTTTCACTAGAAAATATTTGGAAAGTGTAAAAAAAGCACCTGAAGTGATTGAGTACTTTTTAAGGGTTTACTTATCAAATAGAGAGGTTTTCCAAGAGGGATGTGAAGGGTTTTTATGTGTAAGTGAATTTGTTACAGAAGTTATGATTCTACTTGATGATGGAGCTTCTAATAAAGAGTTTAGACAACAAGACTTTTTCCCAGCTTTCGCATTGATTATGGGAGCTTTAGGAGGTTTTGCTTTTTTAAGTGGAGAGAAAGTTTTAGAAAAAGATATATTAGAGTATTCTGATGCAGTTGCAGAAAACATCTTTAGAGCACTTAAATACGAAGAGTAA
- a CDS encoding Ni/Fe hydrogenase, producing MQLQKTSLEHLNTKSKKPKVLWLQAITCNGNTHSFLSANDNRMKLFLNSFDLIYHPSITTHTTIKEILNSKVDIDFLLVEGAITPQKEFFSISGYTPYEIFNKLVKKSKYIIAVGSCASYGGVHAKFEQNNQIKGLSDSLDSQNIYSLAHPVVNLTGCPVHPEWIFQTLFSLKDYGKISLDERGRPKEIYYGLAHHGCTRNEYFEWKIEGHFGKKEGCLFYEQGCRGPMTHSNCNKILWNDVSTKTRAGMPCIGCTEFDFPRDNMLETKKNIGIPAEVPLGISKRAYLSISGVAKTFKIDRLHKKLID from the coding sequence ATGCAGTTGCAGAAAACATCTTTAGAGCACTTAAATACGAAGAGTAAAAAACCAAAAGTGTTGTGGCTTCAAGCCATAACCTGTAATGGTAACACACACTCTTTTTTAAGTGCAAATGATAATAGAATGAAACTATTTTTAAATAGTTTTGATCTTATATATCATCCATCAATTACAACCCACACAACAATCAAAGAGATTTTAAATTCTAAAGTAGATATTGATTTTTTACTTGTTGAAGGAGCAATTACTCCTCAAAAAGAGTTTTTTTCAATCTCAGGCTATACACCTTATGAGATTTTTAATAAATTAGTAAAAAAATCAAAATATATTATTGCCGTTGGTTCTTGTGCTTCTTATGGAGGAGTTCATGCAAAGTTTGAACAAAATAATCAAATCAAAGGATTAAGTGACTCTTTAGATAGTCAAAATATATATAGTTTAGCGCATCCTGTAGTTAATCTAACAGGTTGTCCTGTTCATCCTGAGTGGATATTTCAAACACTTTTTTCCCTAAAAGATTATGGAAAAATATCTTTAGATGAGAGGGGAAGACCAAAAGAGATATATTATGGTTTGGCACACCATGGATGTACAAGAAATGAGTATTTTGAATGGAAGATTGAAGGACACTTTGGTAAAAAAGAGGGTTGTCTTTTTTATGAACAAGGCTGCCGTGGTCCTATGACACACTCTAATTGTAATAAAATTTTATGGAATGATGTAAGTACAAAAACAAGAGCAGGAATGCCTTGTATTGGTTGTACTGAGTTTGACTTTCCAAGGGACAATATGCTTGAAACTAAAAAAAATATAGGAATTCCAGCAGAAGTTCCTTTAGGTATTAGCAAAAGAGCATATTTGTCAATCTCAGGAGTTGCTAAGACTTTTAAAATAGATAGGTTGCATAAGAAGCTTATAGATTAG
- a CDS encoding nickel-dependent hydrogenase large subunit gives MKTVDIIERIEGEAKLVCQWDNNRIKDARIEFLNFRGFEYILENKAPLDALVYTPRICGICGQAHLKATVEALEDIYKNIGAELKVTKKAKLLREIGLNIEIIDSHIKWFYMFIMPDMIKLSKRDFSSYEPLHGEKWLKGLSTASETIKALAVIGGQWPHTSYMIPGGVVSDPTLFDLTTMNNYLDSAINFFEKQFVGVDFETYLSFSKIDELTNIKGDFKDFIDLCYENNFNEIGRSHNRHIVLSSSSLFKMGKVNKRLTNKIDFERIEENSDYTFNVDKNLQNSNSYTWSKSVKYGNNFYETGPLSRAVVSKREFLSALYENYQDSVLVRVMARMDELAHLLYNTKKLIKEINISEESATKVSYSLNDINSAEGQGVVEASRGSLYHKVTIEEGKIQKYDVITPTVWNLGPGSLDNQSIAQKAIIGLDSIEKAQIVLRSFDVCSVCTTH, from the coding sequence ATGAAAACAGTTGATATTATTGAAAGAATTGAAGGCGAAGCAAAACTTGTATGCCAATGGGATAATAATAGAATCAAAGATGCAAGAATAGAGTTTTTAAACTTTAGAGGTTTTGAGTATATTTTAGAAAATAAAGCGCCACTTGATGCTTTAGTTTATACGCCAAGAATTTGTGGAATTTGTGGTCAAGCCCATTTGAAAGCTACTGTTGAAGCTTTGGAAGATATTTATAAAAATATTGGAGCTGAACTTAAAGTTACAAAAAAAGCAAAACTTTTAAGAGAAATTGGGCTTAATATTGAGATTATTGATTCACATATAAAATGGTTTTACATGTTTATTATGCCAGATATGATTAAACTTTCAAAAAGAGATTTTTCTAGTTATGAACCTCTTCATGGTGAAAAATGGCTTAAAGGTTTATCAACAGCAAGTGAAACAATAAAAGCTTTAGCTGTTATTGGTGGACAGTGGCCCCATACCTCATATATGATTCCAGGTGGAGTTGTAAGTGATCCTACACTTTTTGATTTAACTACAATGAACAACTACTTAGATAGTGCAATAAATTTTTTTGAGAAACAGTTTGTTGGAGTTGATTTTGAAACTTATCTCTCTTTTTCAAAAATAGATGAACTAACAAATATAAAAGGTGATTTTAAAGATTTTATAGATTTATGTTATGAAAATAACTTTAATGAAATAGGTAGAAGTCACAATAGACATATTGTTCTATCTTCAAGTTCCCTTTTTAAAATGGGAAAAGTTAATAAAAGATTGACTAATAAAATAGATTTTGAAAGAATAGAGGAGAATAGTGATTACACTTTTAATGTAGATAAGAATTTGCAAAATAGTAACTCTTATACTTGGTCAAAAAGTGTAAAGTATGGAAACAATTTTTATGAAACAGGACCTCTTTCAAGAGCTGTAGTTTCAAAAAGAGAGTTCCTTTCAGCTCTATATGAAAACTATCAAGACTCTGTTTTAGTTAGAGTTATGGCAAGAATGGATGAGTTGGCACATCTTCTTTACAATACAAAAAAACTTATAAAAGAGATAAATATAAGTGAAGAATCAGCAACAAAAGTTAGTTACTCTTTAAATGATATTAATAGTGCAGAAGGTCAAGGTGTTGTTGAAGCAAGTAGAGGTTCTTTATACCATAAAGTAACAATAGAAGAGGGAAAAATTCAGAAATATGATGTAATTACACCAACAGTATGGAATCTAGGTCCTGGAAGTTTAGATAATCAATCAATTGCACAAAAAGCAATAATTGGCTTAGACTCAATTGAAAAAGCACAAATAGTTTTAAGAAGTTTTGATGTTTGTTCTGTATGTACTACACACTAA